In Deinococcus proteolyticus MRP, a single genomic region encodes these proteins:
- the pth gene encoding aminoacyl-tRNA hydrolase, translating to MRLIVGLGNPGEKYAATRHNVGWLVVDELARRTGGHWRKDGEAETCEVRLGQGGGQAGEKVLLVKPQTFMNSSGRAVAPLLSYYRLAPDDLLVVQDDLDSPFGLLKLRRGGRHGGQNGLRDIIRLLGTQDFDRLKIGISRPPPGRDPADWVLSRWAEAERPVLERLVDLGAQAAEVWTLQGMQEAQGRFNSTDLRPAPPVPPPTPPAGES from the coding sequence ATGCGCCTGATTGTGGGCCTGGGCAATCCGGGCGAGAAGTATGCAGCGACGCGCCACAACGTGGGCTGGCTGGTGGTGGATGAGCTGGCCCGGCGCACAGGAGGGCACTGGCGTAAGGACGGCGAGGCCGAGACCTGCGAGGTGCGGCTGGGACAGGGCGGTGGACAGGCCGGTGAAAAGGTGCTGCTGGTCAAACCGCAGACCTTTATGAACTCCTCCGGACGGGCCGTGGCCCCGCTGCTCAGCTACTACCGCCTGGCCCCAGACGACCTGCTGGTGGTGCAAGACGACTTGGACAGCCCCTTCGGCCTGCTGAAGCTGCGGCGCGGTGGACGTCATGGCGGGCAAAACGGCCTGCGCGACATCATCCGGCTGCTGGGCACCCAGGACTTCGACCGGCTCAAAATCGGGATTTCGCGCCCGCCGCCTGGCCGTGACCCGGCCGACTGGGTGCTGAGCCGCTGGGCCGAAGCGGAGCGCCCGGTGCTGGAAAGACTGGTGGACCTCGGAGCACAGGCGGCCGAGGTCTGGACCCTGCAGGGAATGCAGGAGGCCCAGGGCCGCTTCAACAGCACCGACTTGCGGCCTGCGCCTCCTGTGCCGCCTCCCACGCCGCCAGCGGGGGAGAGCTGA
- a CDS encoding DUF4126 domain-containing protein: MEVFSGVLSALGLSGAAGLNAYIPLFLVGVLANLGLVQLDQPFDLLGNTWTLLVIFLVGLADFVGDKIPGVDHVLHLVSGWVGAAAGAVLFASQAGVADLSPTLATALGLLVAGGIQTGRAAVRPAATTLTAGVGNPVVSTVEDGLSLGLSVLALFVPALAALGLLGLVWWAWRLYRRWGQRRAVHTA; the protein is encoded by the coding sequence ATGGAAGTGTTTTCCGGTGTGCTCTCGGCCCTGGGCCTGTCCGGTGCGGCGGGGCTGAACGCCTACATCCCGCTGTTTCTGGTGGGGGTACTGGCCAACCTGGGACTGGTGCAACTGGACCAGCCTTTTGACCTGCTGGGCAATACCTGGACGCTGCTGGTCATCTTTCTGGTGGGGTTGGCAGACTTCGTGGGCGACAAGATTCCCGGTGTAGACCATGTGCTGCACCTGGTCAGCGGCTGGGTGGGTGCTGCCGCCGGAGCAGTGTTGTTCGCCTCACAGGCCGGAGTGGCCGACCTCTCGCCTACGCTGGCTACCGCGCTGGGTCTGCTGGTGGCGGGCGGCATCCAGACCGGCCGCGCCGCCGTGCGCCCCGCCGCGACCACCCTGACGGCCGGCGTAGGCAATCCGGTGGTCAGCACGGTAGAAGACGGCCTCAGCCTGGGGCTGAGTGTGTTGGCACTGTTCGTTCCGGCCCTGGCCGCGCTGGGCCTGCTGGGTCTGGTGTGGTGGGCGTGGCGGCTGTACCGCCGCTGGGGGCAGCGCCGCGCCGTCCATACGGCCTGA
- a CDS encoding V-type ATPase subunit subunit G family protein — protein MDVSSRILSELAEREAALDAQIEAARADARRDVEAAEAEAARILREAQERMKGLQAEHDQRLTAETVRIREEARSKATEGTERARTHMGGRIQQAAEHVLKAVLP, from the coding sequence TTGGACGTCTCAAGTCGAATCTTGAGTGAACTGGCCGAGCGCGAAGCTGCGCTGGACGCGCAGATTGAAGCTGCGCGCGCAGATGCACGCCGCGACGTGGAAGCCGCCGAGGCGGAGGCCGCCCGCATCCTCCGTGAAGCTCAGGAGCGCATGAAAGGCCTGCAGGCCGAGCATGACCAGCGCCTGACCGCCGAAACGGTACGCATCCGTGAGGAGGCCAGGAGCAAAGCAACTGAGGGCACGGAGCGCGCCCGCACGCATATGGGTGGCCGCATTCAGCAGGCTGCCGAGCACGTGCTCAAGGCGGTACTGCCGTGA